A single region of the Mycoplasma mycoides subsp. mycoides SC str. PG1 genome encodes:
- a CDS encoding acetate kinase, translating to MILVINSGSSSIKFKLFDTSKTIEPILDGLAERIGIDGFLKFEHNNQKYKFEDPLPDHEHAIQLILNKLLELKIISNIDEINGVGFRVVHGGEISHSSIITDEILSKIQDSVKLAPLHNPAAIIAIKAVKKLMPNTSMVACFDTAFHQTMPEVNYLYTVPYKWYEEFGVRKYGFHGISYEYIVNKSSEILNKKKENLNLIVCHLGNGASISCIKDGKSYDTSMGLTPLAGLMMGTRSGDIDVSICEYIAKQTNTDIFSITQTLNKQSGLLGLSQVSADMRDVLEQYDRNDKKAVVAVEKYVQIVADFIVKYANYLDNIDAVVFTAGIGENADVIRDLICKKVKLLNLQIDQDKNQAKYSDYKLISSEKSKIPVYAIRTNEEKMICLDTLNLIK from the coding sequence ATGATTTTAGTAATTAATTCTGGAAGTAGTTCAATTAAATTTAAATTATTTGATACTTCAAAAACAATTGAACCAATATTAGATGGTCTAGCAGAACGTATTGGGATTGATGGATTTTTAAAATTTGAACACAATAATCAAAAATATAAATTTGAAGATCCTCTTCCAGATCATGAACATGCTATTCAATTAATTTTAAATAAATTACTTGAGTTAAAAATTATATCAAATATTGATGAAATTAATGGAGTTGGATTTAGAGTAGTTCATGGTGGTGAAATTTCACATTCATCAATTATTACTGATGAAATACTATCAAAAATTCAAGATAGTGTTAAATTAGCTCCACTTCATAATCCAGCTGCAATTATTGCTATAAAAGCTGTTAAAAAATTAATGCCAAATACTAGTATGGTAGCTTGTTTTGATACAGCATTTCATCAAACTATGCCAGAAGTAAATTATTTATACACTGTTCCTTATAAATGATATGAAGAATTTGGTGTAAGAAAATATGGATTTCATGGAATTAGTTATGAATACATAGTTAATAAATCTTCTGAAATTTTAAATAAGAAAAAAGAAAATTTAAACTTAATTGTTTGTCATTTAGGAAATGGTGCAAGTATTTCATGTATTAAAGATGGTAAATCTTATGATACTTCAATGGGATTAACTCCATTAGCTGGTTTAATGATGGGAACTAGAAGTGGAGATATTGATGTATCAATATGTGAGTATATTGCAAAACAAACAAATACTGACATCTTTTCAATTACTCAAACTTTAAATAAACAATCAGGACTTTTAGGTTTAAGTCAAGTTTCAGCTGACATGAGAGATGTTTTAGAACAATATGATAGAAATGATAAAAAAGCAGTTGTTGCTGTTGAAAAATATGTTCAAATTGTTGCTGATTTTATAGTTAAGTATGCAAATTATTTAGATAACATTGATGCAGTAGTATTTACAGCAGGAATTGGTGAAAACGCTGATGTTATTAGAGATTTAATTTGTAAAAAAGTTAAACTTTTAAATTTACAAATTGATCAAGATAAAAACCAAGCTAAATACTCAGATTATAAATTAATTTCTAGTGAAAAATCAAAAATTCCAGTTTATGCTATTAGAACAAATGAAGAAAAAATGATTTGTTTAGATACTTTAAACTTAATTAAATAA